The segment AGCTGCGTCTCACATCTGGGGAACTGTTGATCATGGCCTGGATGAAGTGCTGGCGGCTGCACTTGGGGGAGCTGTTCCCCTCGCTGCCGGACAGGCTGTGTGCATCCAGCTGTCCCTCATCTGGGGCGTCATCTGCCTCCGCTCGCCGGGAGTGGAACCGGGATCCTTTCCAGCTCTGTCTCCTGGTAACCACACGGTCCTGCCCTGCTGAAGTCTCAACCTGTCTGCATGTGGGACCCAGTCCAGCGGGCCCTGCGTCTACCTGTCCTGTGCTTCCAGTCTGCGCAGGCTCAGGCAGGCTGAACACAGCTCCCTGTGCAGAGAGAGGCGACGCTTCAAACACTGAAGTGTCTGGTATGTCGAGTTTCCCTCCAGCCCGCTGCCTCCCGGAGACTCTCTTCTGTGTCTGGAAGCTTTCTGCGTTTCCCATGTCTGCGGAGCTCtcgtcctcctccacctcctcctccactacGCCAACAGTCTCACAACACTCCCTTGTCAGGTCCCCTCTGTCCTCTGAAGTACTCGCAGCAGGGTTCTGGTGCTGAACTCGCACCTGGCTGTCATTTCCGGAACCTGAGCGGAGCGCAGCTCGTTGTTCATCGGCCGGATCCACCTGTGCGTCACTCACCTGTGCGCTGCGTGACGCTGCGGGCTGACGGTACGTCACCTTTGCTTCCCCGGAGCCGTGCTGCGCCTTCACGGACCCTCGGAACTTTTTCTTCAGGCACACGTATTTAACTCCGTCCTCACTTTTCACAAACGCGATGTTGTCCACGCACTTTTTAAAGCTCTCCCTGACGACAGCCCTCTTCTCCGGCTCCTCTGGAAAAACCTCCTTAAAATGTTCGATCAGATCCGAGTTTCTCACTTTGCCCCCTCTGGACCTCACATAGTCCAGAATGGCCTCTTCGCTGCACTCGGCGGCCATTGGAAACCAAGTGTCCCGGTGTTAAAGCCCTCTGAGGGGATAACGGGTAACGTGACAGATTATCCTCAGACCCAGAGATGAACCGAGTAGAACTGCTTTACTTCCAGATCAGGGTGCAGTCGAGGTTTTCTCTCCCTTTCATTTCTAACCTCAGGCGTCTCCGCCTCTTAAAAATGATCCCAGTCCCATGGTGGGACCCCCGAAAAACACAGccgttttccttttttttccgTATGTCCACGTATAAAGTCCACTATTGATCAGAGACTGCAGCAACACTAACTATCCTCTACGGTTTCCTCTCTTTTAAAGTGaatctctctgcagcagcagcagtctgacaGGTCAGCACTTGCACAAAACACCTTAAATGGATGTTAATAAAGATTGCATTCTAGGGtgtacacacctgtgtgtgtgtgtgtgtgtgtgtgtgtgatggggaAACATGGGCTGACTGAACAAGTCAGAGTGAGTCACGTTGTACACAGGCAGATTCtggctgtgtctctgtcagatCATGTGCAGTATCTTCTCAGGAACACCCTTAAAGCATGTCCTCGGATCAAAATAAAGTGTCAGTCAGATTTATCAGTCAAGTGTGCACATGTACAATCAGTATCTGTATGAATACCTTGTGCCCATATACTGACTCTAAATCATACCATACTTTGCTCCTATTATCACGTTCAACTTGTAAAGCTGTATTCTACAAGTTAAGAGGTGAAATCAGAGTACAACTCTGTTTTaaggtttattaaaaacaagTAGAATGTGTTTTAGTCAGCATTACTTTGGCTCAGCTTGGTTCGGTATAAATAAAATCGTGCTTTTTGCAAAAGAcacaactttttatttaaaaaaaactaaacaaaagtgACACCGGATCATCACATTTCACTAAACACAGCACTCAGATGGGTCGAAGCAGGTCGTCATTCAGCCGTGTGTTTCAAAGACTTCAGAGCTGGGAGGATGCTATCCAGACGACTGACTCCTgaaacacacaccacagatCGCTCACAGCCACATGATGGGGAAACAGCTCACAATATATtcttcacacatttttatatacatGTCAAGGGTACTCAGTAGACTAAGTATTGAGATGCATTATGGGAAAAGCAGTACCCAGGCTTTCTGAAGGCAGTGGGGGATTTTCCATTCAGCTAATGGGGAGAGATCAGACTTTAATGTGAATGAGACTGTTCTCATCTTTAAAGACAAGAAGCGGGGAAGGTTAAGAAAACCCAGAAGAGATGAGGAGATTCTTTATGCTTTATCCAAACTATACATGTTAGCCCACACTATCATGTTTGTTGTATCGCACTTACCTAGGGTCTTTAAAATCTCTGTAATGAGGGCATGGAAAGCAGGGAAGAACTCCTCATGCTGCTTTACTTTGACAATgatactgaaaaacaaaatcagtttgGATTAGTGCAGTGCTGCGGTAAAAATGACCCCAGGTTACTGGTATTTAGAACAACACGTGGGATTTCTGAATATATGAACCTGTCAATGTCAGCGTCTTGGAGCACATTATGGAAGTCAGCAGAGTATTTACTGGAGGAGACCAGTCTGGCCACCTGGTTCACCACCTCAGCAGGAGGAATCCTGTTGTctaacacaaaaccacaaacacagattcaacatttttacttaattttatCAGACAGAGGCAGTACTTTACTTTAGTTACTACTATGACTTTAAAATATCAGAAGCTGACTACACGTAAAGCACAAGTATTAGCATTGAAATAATATTAAAGCaccaaagtaaaagtatttatttcattatagaGAATAATGTACTTTTTGAAATTTAAAGGAGCAAAAAGTGTCTCAAGTTTCTCAAATCTAGAGATTCAAAGTAATTGAGACAATCACTGCGCTTTAGTAAAAGtactttgtttctttccactgctgctgttgttaccTAGGTCCAGAACATCACGGAGGTTCCTCATGGCATTAGTCATCTCCCCAAGCCGGGTGTAGACCTCGTTCATACGTGGGTACACCCCGCTGAGGGAGGTCACATCAAACAGCTTCTGGAAGTGAGACACCATGGACCCCAGAGTGTATGGAGTGGGGCTCCTCAGCAtctaatacagaaaacacacttcaATAAGCAGGTTACTGTAGAGATGACACTGACAGCTGTATCTGAATTAGagtattttaaatactttatatGTACTGTAGTACAATTCCACCTTCTCATCAGTGTAGGTGTTTTCCAGCATGGAGTCCACTAGCAACATCATGTCCTCCACCTTCACGGGTTCTGTAGAGTTATGAGCACAGTCAGATGGCTGCAGCGGCATCAGTCTGATAGCGAGTTTGTTTAAGCCTCGCTGCAGatcctaaacacacaaaacgCTGCAGTCAGCTTCAGTAAGGGAGGACGTGGGTTCACCAAGTTCATTTCAAGACACTGAACTTAATTCACCTTAAAAGAAATCTCAATTTATGCTCCAATCAAATCATTTTAGGACTTTTCAAGATGTTCACACAGTGTGAGATAGATGTGGCTTAGACCAATTCAGCTCATGGACATTCAGGGTTGACGGTATTTCAAGTTGAAGCAATTATTTTCTGGGTTTAAAGGGCAGAACTATTCAAAGCTCTCTCATATTAGTACACATAGCTTCTCTGTGGTGCACTAGATTTAAGCATGCGGTCAGTCAGTGTTCACCTTTAGCAGGTAGAGCTGCTGGGCCCAGATCTCCAGTGTGTGGCTCAGACTGCGAAACCCTGCTAGCTCCACACCGTCAGACGAGGGTTTCTGTCGGTGCAGTTGTAACGGAGCGTTGGGACTGGTCACCACAGCACTGATCTCAGTCAATAGCTGGAATACAGTGGAAAGGTTCCTGTCACATACTGGAATGGCCAATTCATGACTATTTACTGTATAGtgaagatgaatatgagactaCAGTATCATTTATGTCCctactgtttgtgtttaacaAACGCCTGTGGAAGAGAAAActattcaaatgaaaatatcTAACACACTATGTGGAGTTAAACAGTGTGCTTACCTGGTGATAGTGTGCACATAGATTGGCTTCTGTGGCTTTGTCATTGATGTTCTCACTAATCTCTGGTGTGTTGTCTTCTTTAGGCAATCTGCAAAGATGGTATATACTGTACTTCTCATTAAGAAACCAACATCGGTCTTGAGCCCATTGGTCTCTTACCCAGTGTGATAAGAGAAAGCTGCTATGTCTGCTATGCTCAATGTAGTGTTACAGTAATTCTAacaatgtatatacagtaaattcaaatgtgtattattgtCACAGTACAATTTAGTACCAGACAGGTCAAGACTGCAGGGAATGAATGCTACAACCTTCTAATTATGGAAAGGCAGACCTTTCTAcccaaaaataaagaaataaaagaaatgtttttggtttattattcaacaaaatattttcaataatacaacaaatgtgaaacatgctGTGAAGGAGGCTTGGCTATGTTTTGTGCTGTGCTGCATCTGGCACTGGGTGCTTTGAAACTGTgcacacagtgtaaagtgctttgaggAGTAGAAATGAGTAAGCAGACTGTTTACCGGTTACACAGACATAGCATACCACACCATGGCAAGAACTAAACGTTGGAGTATTGGAGTGGAGTATGAGGGGGCCTTCTATGAGCCTTGATTGATCTATCAATCACCTGGATGCTCCATTTTGGTTCCAATCCCCTCATTACACCTTGAATATTGGGAGCACTGAGACTCAGAGCCGTCTTTTGTGACATTAACATACAACAAGTGTTCCTACCTCATATTATTGGGTTTGTTTAGCCCCTCCAATCGACGCAGTTTGTGTTTATAGAACTTCATTTCTTTGAGTGTCGGCctacacagagaaatacagtcAGCATACACACTGATATGACAACTCGTGTAACAATTTCAagccacgcacacacacacacacacacacacacacacacacacacacacacacacacacacacacacaccttgtttcCAGCTCCTGCTTCAGGCACTCAACTTCCCTCTTCAGCTGTTGtatttgagttttgttttccttttgctgtTCTTGATATGCCTTAGAATAAATGCAAAATTATAACACACATTTATGCATCAGTGAAATCTATTTCTGGAGTCAGAGTTTGTCAGGTTACCTTAAGAATGGTTTTAAAAGATGGAGTAACATTGCTGGATGTCTTCATTTGATTTTGATCAGACACCTGTGATTCTCCTCTGACAGACCTGGGGTGAAAATTTGGAGAGTTTACTATAGTTGTCTATGTTCATTTTGTCCTTCCGTAAGTAACAAATGAGTCAGTGTTTAGTAAATTCATGACTATATATTCATGCGTAACTGCAGGCCATACACTGCGTCACTGTCTTATTATACTGCTCTGCATTACTTAAAATAAGTGAATTAGCATTggaacataaaaacatactaTTGGAGGCACGTTACCTGAGCTCGTCCAATAGCTGAGCCATTTTAGTCTCATAGAAATCAATCACGTCCAACACCCTGCAGATACATCAAAATGGACaacatcaatattttttttattgcttacagttctttttaaatacataagtCTTTGAGAACAAATTGCTTAAGTTTGAAgtaaaaaatactgaatgtgCATAAAGACAGTGTATGGTAGTTTAGAAAAGGAAATCTAAAACCCTGGCTGTTTTGTTCTTACTGCTGGTCTGCTGCAGAACGATGTTGACTGACTTTCTTGCAGATGTTCTGAAAAGTCTGACTCTGCTGGGCTAACCGACGCTCTTCTTCTTTGACGGTGAAATAAAGTTTCCTCTGAAGCTGAGCTTTTTCCTCCGCCTGCTTCAACAGCTTCTGCTCCAGAACGTCACACAGTTTCTACAAagataaaaggaaaacatcTCAACTCAGGCAGAACTGAACTTACTGAAGTTGATAACGTACAATATTCACAATTTGTCTTTTGGTATTTGGTATACCCATTCTCAGCTATGGGTCTGAACCTGTCATTAATTGCAGGGTTTCATCCCTGGTTGAGCCGCATGTTAAAGCAACTTAGGTTGGGACACTGAACCCAGAACTGTTCCTGATGGTTCAGGCTGGTCTCTGCCGCTGtcattgttgtatttgtgtgaatAAGAAGCAACAAGTGGCATTTTCATCTAAAGCGACTCACACATGCTACAAGTGGTTTGTCTTGTTCATATATGCCAccataaacaacaacacattgcAGGCTTTCATTGGTGGTTGTGGAAATCTTTTGACATACTCGTGTTTCTTGTTTGTCCTTCTGTAGTTGTtgtgtgtgctgctggacagcCTTGCTTAGGTAGCGGTCTTCCAAGTCTTGGACTCTAGTCTTCACCCTGTCTAGAAGCCCCTCCAGCTTAGTTGCCCTCTGAGATTGCTGAACAGCTTGATGCATGTGCTCCTGAACCTCCTCTCTAATGAACATAAAGAAAAGGTTAATTCTCAAAATGCATGTGTAATTTCTTCATCTGCTGCCACTTCTCCAGGGTGAAGATGACTGGATCAGTACTGCACAGAGCCACTAGAGTTTACCACAGCACAGACTTTTACAGTACTAGTGAAAAGTCAGAATGTGAGCTGCTTTCCCTCTCACCACTCCTCAGTCTGTGACGATCACCTGGCTGCAGTTCATACCTGCACTGAGTAGGGGTTGTATCTCTGGAAAGCGCATCTAATGCTGATGAGATTGAATAACAGGAGAACAGGTGGTCGCCACAACCCGGCATATGTATTATTAAACAGATACCCTGGACACAAAACACCCACAGTACAGCCCACATCTATACACTAAAAAAGGCCCTTCTCCTCTTCCACGGTTTACTtgaattttaaatgttcaaTGCATTCCAGTAAGTCAACTTAGATTCAACTACATACTCTTACATATAGTACCTGGCTCTTCTTTTCTACACcctaatgttttctttttgatatCCAAAAAGTTTCATGCGTTTCTAAAATTCCTCTAATTCTTAATTCCTCTAGCTTTTGACTTACTTGAGTTGGTTGTTGGACTTGACGAGCTCGTGAAGGAGAGCCTGTCTTCTCTCAGAGTCTGTGAGCATGGTCCTCAGGGTGGTCCTGATCTCAGCAGCTGATCTCTTGTCCAGAAAAACCAAATCTAAAAGCACATGGAAAGTCATGCAACCGGGGCATAAAGCTAATTTCTTaagacctggatgactgagaaccttcacGGACATTACATTTTAGTCTccatttcaattaaatttactTGGAAACCAATTTGAATCAGTGAACCTTACCTGAATGATCCTTATTCTCAGCAGGATCTGAAAAATGCACTGGTTTAAAACCATGATGCTGGAGGAGTTTATTCAAATCATCCCATTCCACCTGCTCCTGCTGTAACACCCACAGGTCAaatcaagaaaagaaacacaagtcaaaaaaacaacacagaacaatcAAGGCAAACCTGGTACTGTGTGTAGGTCCACAGATAAACATAGGTCTTATTTCTTGGTTGTAAAAAGTAAGCAGTCCTGCTGTCCATGTCTTTCCTTGACATCTTCCAATGAATGAAAGACGATCCATGGTTTCCTCCGTGTTTGATGTGTCTGACAAGCACACACGCACTTCCACCACACAGCCTATGACCGGTGTCACAGTACGTTGACTTaccttctccatcttctctctcGGCTGTAGGACATTAAACGACATGTTAGTGTAACACTTGAAGTTACTGAACCCTGAACTCGCTTTAATAACTCAGAACTGAAAGCTACTACATAGTCACTGACAATATAACTACCCCTATAGCCAcgttgtttattttaacttgtgAATCTTCTTATACTTTTGGCAAACGAGACATtaataatgacaacaacacaTGTCAATAAAACCACAATCAACTATTCTGAAACACGGTTAGCTTGTAGCTAACCAGCTGGAGTAAACGTTAGCCTACGACTAGCTAGATAATAAGCGACAACAAACAGCAACCTTTACACTTACATACATAACATAACTTAAAAATACATGCCATTAATCActtaacaattattattattattattatgggaGTTATTATTCTTCTACCTTTCCTACAGTTCAAAACTTCCCGAACCGCTACGATGTTCAAATGTTGAATCACGTGACTGACGAAAACAGCCGAAGGGGCCCGGATGGACCCTGCAGACAAGATGGCGAACTGCAGacagtttgttcagtttttaattcttcatattattactgtaaataactgtaTCACAGCGtcttacagaataaaaaacttATACGCATACTAAGTTaaaaagtgcaaacacaaatatcaCAACAGGTGGTGTCATTCCAAATATATatgtgataataaataaatgaaaaccttAGCAACAGAGGCAATTGGTTATTTCAGTTTATATTAAAGCATTCGGCTTGGGTAGGCTTACTTTTCATCTTTACACTAGATTtagtgtgtataaaaaaaaaatctaaatgtttaacAAGCTAGATGTTTAAATGTTAGATTTGTGGAAATGGCTGTTAGATAAATCCAATGTAacatctaattaaaataaagtctctgtctctctatgtTAATAGTATACTTttatagtatatttatttacatttttatggcAAAGGTTCAGTGTTGCTTAAGCACCCCTAAAGTTTATCTCAACACCTCTAATGGTTACTTTACCCTAGTAAGTTGTGACTGTAACTGCACAGTAGGAGTCAAAGGTTATCTGTGTCAGCCCTATGATGGCTGAGATTGATCCCAGCATCGTTGgtgatttaattattaaaaaaacacaaaacaaaacaaaaaaaggatgGGTTCATATTGGATTGTATACTCAGACAGCTATTTCCTCCTAATAGATGGTGAAGGTAAAGAAATATTCTTAATCATTGTCTCTGGTTTGAAATTTCACCCGAGCAGCATGCCTCACATTGCACTGAAATACCATCTTATCATGTCTGATATTCTAATGTCAGTGAGATTACACATGTGGATTTATCTTCAGCTTTGGTGAGATGTTGGCATTTCCTGAGGGAGGCATCTTTACCACCAGTGAACACAGTGAGTGCAGgtcaaacagacatttaaatggaaatgattGTCTGCTGTTATTCTGCACTTTATTATGTGTTCATCTCAACATTGGTTGGACCATATACTGTTAGGTAAGTAAGGTACATTAATGCAGACAGTAGAATTGTTCAGATCTAAACCTAAAACATCTTTGGAGCTTTAactaataaacattttattgttaatgaAGTTACGATTACATTTCAGTTGTAGGTAGGGTTAAGGTTTGGGAGTTGGGCTTGAGCCAGAAATCACGCCTACCACAGACATGCGAAGTAAAGTACACTCagttaaaacagtttgaatCGATCATAATAACTAATGCTGCCACTCCTAGAACAACACCACGCCTGTAGCTAAAAATACCAACACAAATTATGACATAAGTAGCAAATGTATAGTTTGTCTGTTCAGGCCAAACCTGGTCTAACCTGGTTGGTTACAttagtcaaaataaaaatgaaaccgAATCTCTCTTAGCTATGAAATTAGGTAACCTGAACATGTCAGAAAATATATAACAATCTATTATGATTATTAAGCCATGACAATATAACAATATTACTTCCACGGCATTGGATCTTGTGGATGAAAACCAGACCTGGCAACCAATCTATCACTAAAATGAACCACTAAGAGAAATTCTGAAAATTGTGTTTGCTAGCAGCTGCTCTAAAATGTGACTTAACACTGTGAACTACAACCAAAACAGCTTAAATAATTAAGATAAgagaatcatttaaaatgattcacagCAACATATAAACAGCATGTAGTTAACTACTGTGTTCTACATGCAAAGTGATCTGTACAGCGTTCAAATAAGAAAAGCGATTCCATAATATATCTGCCATTGAATAGGTGAACACATATCAATGACTtccaaaccaaaatgaaaaaacctGGAAGTCACAGATTCTGCAAAGCGCTGTAAATCTCACCTACACCGTCTGACAGTTCTATTCATTAGTTGGAAAATGACTGGTGTCAGCGTGGTGCACACACCAGTACCTGTCTCCTCATGTGAACGAGTTGAGTTTTTCATAGATTCAGAAAGGAAAGGTCATTGTCATTTAACAATGGATTGATAGGAGTGAAGAGCCTGGCTACTCACAGTGTGCCTAGATGCATCAGCTCCACTgagcagaaaattaaaatggaaatgtagGCTCTGGATGGAACCAGCAGTTCCACTGACCTGTGCTGTGTGATTTATGGCAGATGATTACATCACTGCAGTGTTACCTGGATTACACTTGATGCTTCAACTCATAGCAATTGACTTGTGAATACAGTGTTTGTAATCTCACGTTCCCATTTACTGAAAGCACATGAgacatataaatatacatgtcGGACTTATAACCATAACTAACCCTATGCTATCAAACCTTATGCTATCAGGACGTGTACATCTTCATGAACAAGTGGTTTAAATAACGCTGCTAAAGATCTGATGTTGTTTCGATGTGTTGGGTTTGATGTCCTGGTAGTGTTAATAAGAGATCATGAAGTTATCGCCATGGTTTAGCATCTCAGACTAAAAGCAAACTGGTTGGAGTAGTTTTCAGACCACCTGCTGAGCGCTgccatactgtactgtatctacaTTAAGTTCACGCAGGAGCCCATTAGGTAACTAATGGGGTTTGATCGCCAGGAAAACGAGCTGTGACAAATGAGCAGACATCCACAGAATGAACAATTGATCCAGCAAGGGTGGAGTGGGTGGTGTTATGGGGTTCTTCAACCGCTATATATTCTGTTGACTTAAATTAAATCATGGACATACTCATTGGCaactttattaggtacacatGTACAATATAATGCAAAGCTTTACAGCAGTTGTGCCATGAATTCCACTTTTATCTGTcataattctactatatgtttatttttgaggTCGTAGTGGATGGTGGAGCTCCACAGGGGTGTATTATATTGAGAGTTGCCGCTGCTGTTtacattactttactttagAAACAGCAGAGCACATTGTTCAGGTGTACCTACCTGATAAAGGGGTCAGTGAAAGTGTGTATCCTTGTTATGATGAGATAATGTAGCTTTTCTGGTTTAGACAATGCAGTGACCACTATGTTATATGTTTAACGTAAGGTGTTTTGTAATGAGAAAATCACAATGTgaaatttttgttttgttatgtgaaAGCACCTTGAAAAATGGAGAAGCATGTAACGTTCACAAGAAAGTGAAAACGATCTAGTGATAGTGGCAGCAACAAGTGCTGTCATTTcctaatatttattaaaaactactatttttttaattaaaaaaacaatttgtttgtttttactagGAATCAGTGCTCTTGCAGCTGAGGTTGAACGTGAGTAGCATTTGTAGTGCTAATAATAACTTACAATCGACTTAATGAGTCAATGATAAGAAGTGTTTTACCTCGGAGAAATGTAGCCTACGAACATAATTTGAAGATAAAGTGGGGGTGAAGATGCCATTTTCACCAATTCCACTTCACCCTGATGCTCTTTTTTCTCTAATTTTTTTCGCCACACCGCATCAGCTTTAACTCCAAatcagctttttctttctttcttttcagagATTCACACACAGGAGAAAGGTCAATCTTAAAAGGCCTGTTTGCAGGGGGCTTGACTGTTCCCTGGCGTTGCAGACCGAAAGGTAATCCACACTAAGATTATCTGGATCTCTGATGTTGCACGGATGCTGGCGGCTGATAAACAAAGTAACAGACATCTATCAGACCACGTGAAGATGGTGGTGGGGAGATTTAGACAGCAGCAGATAAAGAGCAAGTGCTGGGTGTTACGTCAACAACAACTAAAATACCAGCATTTTAATATCACACAGTATTTTCTAGGAAATACTGCAACAGAACTGCAggaacacatttaaataaaaagcaaagacaaccaaacaaaattactgcagaaacattttattatatctCTAGCTCTATGACTCTTCTTCGtattggatttatttgttttattcatgcttTTCACGTACAGCTAGTGCATTAAGCCCTGTAGTCTTTCTGTATAGCCCTTTTCAGCCATGGGATACGTAACATTGCTGCCATCATAAAAGCAATGGTTTTCTGTCAACCACTGGTCACTTTGATGTTAATGCTCCTTGCAGCTTCATTCCATGGTGTGTGCATGATGTGTGCTATAAAcctctgtttctgttcacctCTATGATCAATGAAGTTTGGTGTTGATTCTAACCTGGCTTTCAACCTGTTCCAGG is part of the Anabas testudineus chromosome 2, fAnaTes1.2, whole genome shotgun sequence genome and harbors:
- the LOC113164232 gene encoding ankyrin repeat domain-containing protein SOWAHC-like → MAAECSEEAILDYVRSRGGKVRNSDLIEHFKEVFPEEPEKRAVVRESFKKCVDNIAFVKSEDGVKYVCLKKKFRGSVKAQHGSGEAKVTYRQPAASRSAQVSDAQVDPADEQRAALRSGSGNDSQVRVQHQNPAASTSEDRGDLTRECCETVGVVEEEVEEDESSADMGNAESFQTQKRVSGRQRAGGKLDIPDTSVFEASPLSAQGAVFSLPEPAQTGSTGQVDAGPAGLGPTCRQVETSAGQDRVVTRRQSWKGSRFHSRRAEADDAPDEGQLDAHSLSGSEGNSSPKCSRQHFIQAMINSSPDVRRSLVLRNSVCLPSRTESDSVFLGSHMDDDRSLVTLEPLEHEWMMCASDGDWSSLYRLLTVDPSLVLRKDFVTGFTCLHWAAKHGKPELIALILNFARQHDIPVSVDVRSSTGYTPLHVAAMHNHMEVVKLLVGAYSANVEIRDYSGRKACQYLTDSVSVDIRDIIGAYEHCDLESTENRRGSRWRLSKVLQSNLKPLRLLSPTDCDSVDRDDQSREKPLRRKSSLSKMKPKLQKLRNRTSQIVHSTSFHETEELSRKGSMKGSFKARPMTHFFG
- the cep70 gene encoding centrosomal protein of 70 kDa isoform X2; amino-acid sequence: MEKQEQVEWDDLNKLLQHHGFKPVHFSDPAENKDHSDLVFLDKRSAAEIRTTLRTMLTDSERRQALLHELVKSNNQLKEEVQEHMHQAVQQSQRATKLEGLLDRVKTRVQDLEDRYLSKAVQQHTQQLQKDKQETRKLCDVLEQKLLKQAEEKAQLQRKLYFTVKEEERRLAQQSQTFQNICKKVSQHRSAADQQVLDVIDFYETKMAQLLDELRSVRGESQVSDQNQMKTSSNVTPSFKTILKAYQEQQKENKTQIQQLKREVECLKQELETRPTLKEMKFYKHKLRRLEGLNKPNNMRLPKEDNTPEISENINDKATEANLCAHYHQLLTEISAVVTSPNAPLQLHRQKPSSDGVELAGFRSLSHTLEIWAQQLYLLKDLQRGLNKLAIRLMPLQPSDCAHNSTEPVKVEDMMLLVDSMLENTYTDEKMLRSPTPYTLGSMVSHFQKLFDVTSLSGVYPRMNEVYTRLGEMTNAMRNLRDVLDLDNRIPPAEVVNQVARLVSSSKYSADFHNVLQDADIDSIIVKVKQHEEFFPAFHALITEILKTLGVSRLDSILPALKSLKHTAE
- the cep70 gene encoding centrosomal protein of 70 kDa isoform X1 translates to MSRKDMDSRTAYFLQPRNKTYVYLWTYTQYQQEQVEWDDLNKLLQHHGFKPVHFSDPAENKDHSDLVFLDKRSAAEIRTTLRTMLTDSERRQALLHELVKSNNQLKEEVQEHMHQAVQQSQRATKLEGLLDRVKTRVQDLEDRYLSKAVQQHTQQLQKDKQETRKLCDVLEQKLLKQAEEKAQLQRKLYFTVKEEERRLAQQSQTFQNICKKVSQHRSAADQQVLDVIDFYETKMAQLLDELRSVRGESQVSDQNQMKTSSNVTPSFKTILKAYQEQQKENKTQIQQLKREVECLKQELETRPTLKEMKFYKHKLRRLEGLNKPNNMRLPKEDNTPEISENINDKATEANLCAHYHQLLTEISAVVTSPNAPLQLHRQKPSSDGVELAGFRSLSHTLEIWAQQLYLLKDLQRGLNKLAIRLMPLQPSDCAHNSTEPVKVEDMMLLVDSMLENTYTDEKMLRSPTPYTLGSMVSHFQKLFDVTSLSGVYPRMNEVYTRLGEMTNAMRNLRDVLDLDNRIPPAEVVNQVARLVSSSKYSADFHNVLQDADIDSIIVKVKQHEEFFPAFHALITEILKTLGVSRLDSILPALKSLKHTAE
- the cep70 gene encoding centrosomal protein of 70 kDa isoform X3, with protein sequence MLTDSERRQALLHELVKSNNQLKEEVQEHMHQAVQQSQRATKLEGLLDRVKTRVQDLEDRYLSKAVQQHTQQLQKDKQETRKLCDVLEQKLLKQAEEKAQLQRKLYFTVKEEERRLAQQSQTFQNICKKVSQHRSAADQQVLDVIDFYETKMAQLLDELRSVRGESQVSDQNQMKTSSNVTPSFKTILKAYQEQQKENKTQIQQLKREVECLKQELETRPTLKEMKFYKHKLRRLEGLNKPNNMRLPKEDNTPEISENINDKATEANLCAHYHQLLTEISAVVTSPNAPLQLHRQKPSSDGVELAGFRSLSHTLEIWAQQLYLLKDLQRGLNKLAIRLMPLQPSDCAHNSTEPVKVEDMMLLVDSMLENTYTDEKMLRSPTPYTLGSMVSHFQKLFDVTSLSGVYPRMNEVYTRLGEMTNAMRNLRDVLDLDNRIPPAEVVNQVARLVSSSKYSADFHNVLQDADIDSIIVKVKQHEEFFPAFHALITEILKTLGVSRLDSILPALKSLKHTAE